The following DNA comes from Spirulina major PCC 6313.
ATTTGGATTGCATCTTACCCTTGCTCAGGAAATAGTTTTTTCCGAATTTTGCTACATCAGTTTTCTGGATTTTCTACTTATACAAATTACGATAAAAAAACATCGATTTCACAAAACTTGAGATCCATCGTGGGCTATCAACCGCTGCCCATGTCTCAAGAAAAAATGCAGAATGCCTCTGAGCTTTTTTTTATAAAAACCCACGAGCTTCCCTCTGATCAATCTCCAGCTATTTATCTTGTCCGTGATGGTCGAGATGCTTTGGTTTCCTATGCTCACTATATCTTTGCAAATTATCCAGAGCAGATTTGCGATCGCACATTTGACCAAGTTCTCAGAGATTTAGTGATCAGTTCTAATCACGTTAGTGGTTGGTCTGGTCATGTACTTACCTGGACACAGCGTCAGGCTCCGACAATTATTCTACGCTTTGAATATTTAATTCAGCATCCCCATCCTCAAGACATTATTCACTACGCTCTTCAAAGATTGAATATCAATCAAGACATTATTAGTCAAGATGCAAAAATTCCTGAGTTTAAAGATTCAAAAAAAGAGTACCTTAGTTATTTTCGTAATGGACAAGTGGGTCAATGGTTGACAGAAATGCCGATGGATATCCAAGCAGAGTTTTGGAAGAAGCATGGGTATGCAATGCAAAAAATGGGCTACTCTCAGCATAGATCATTCCTTTCAATGGGAGTAGAGTTTTTTGAAGCTGAGAATTTTGTATCACAAAAAAATGAATATTTTATATTACCAACAAAAGCAATCAACAAATTAAAAACCGAGCTTATTGAGAAAGAAAAAACAATCCAAAATATGGCTTTTTTTCTCAAGCTCTCGCCTTCTTACTGGCTTGTTATTCATTTTCGTCCGTTCTTGAAGAGAAAATTACCAAAGAGATTAGTTACTTTCATTCGTAGAAATAAGAACCCTTTGTCTCTAGAACTACAATTTACACCGAGAAGCATCCGACTACCTCGCTCTTACTATTGTGTAAATAAGTCGATATCAAGCGACGAAATGCCCTGGATTTCAGTTGTGACACCTTCTTATAATCAAGTCCAATATATTTCAAAGACGATTGAAAGTATACTTCAGCAGAAGTATCCAAATCTTGACTACGTGATTCAAGATGGTGGTTCAAACGATGGCACAACTGAGATTTTAGCGCGTTATGCCCAGCAGGTTAGCCATATTGAATCTTCCCCTGATGGGGGACAAGCTCATGCTATCAATTTGGGATTTCAAAAAACCAAAGGTGAGATTATGGCTTGGCTCAATGCGGATGACATTCTACTTCCTGGTGCGTTACATTATGTTTCTGAGTTTTTCAGTAATAATCCGGGTGTAGATGTTGTTTATAGTCATCGCATTTTAATTAATGAGCAAGGTCATGAATTTAGTCGCTGGATCTTACCTCCCCATGACCATGAAATATTGAGTTGGGCTGACTATATCCCCCAAGAGACGTTGTTTTGGCGACGTGAAATTTGGAATAAAGTTGGAGGCAAAGTAGATCAGTCCTATCGTTTTGCCATGGATTGGGATCTATTATTGCGCTTCAGAGCGGCCGGAGCAAAATTTGTCCGCTTACCTCGTTTTCTTGGAGCATTTAGAGTCCACTCTCAGCAAAAAACTCAGGCTCTCTATGATGTGGGAGAGGAGGAAATGAATCGCTTGCGCTGGACTCAGCATGGTGAGACTGTATCGATCTTCAACGTTAATCAAAAAGTCAATCAATATTTACGGCGAGCGAACTGGTATCGTTTTCTGTATCAGATGAAATTACTAAGATATTGAGTCGATAGCGGTTTTCAAGAATATGAGGTACTACCCTCACCCGATATCCCTCTCTCTTGCTGAATGTGCCCAACCCTTATCCCCAAAACACGACCATGGCCCTGGTTACTGTGATTGAACATCCTCTTGTACAGCATAAACTCACCCTGATGCGCCAGGTGAACACCAGCACCGCCAAGTTTCGCACCCTGCTGAAAGAGGTGGGGATGTTGCTGGCCTATGAGGTGACGCGGGATTTGCCGTTGAAGTTGACGGAAATTCAAACGCCCCTGACGACGATGCAGGCTCCGATGTTGGCGGCGGATAAAAAACTGGTGCTGGTGCCGATTATGCGGGCGGGGCAGGGGTTATTGGATGGGATGTTGGAGTTGATGCCGTCGGCGAGGGTGGGGCATATTGGCCTGTATCGTGACCCGACGACCCATGGGGTGGTGGAATATTATGTGAAGTTGCCCCACGATATTGAACAGCGGGAGGTGTTGGTGATTGATCCGATGTTGGCGACGGGGAATTCTGCGATCGCCGCCGTCGAACGTCTCAAAGAATCCCACCCCCAACAGATTAAGTTCATTTGTCTCCTCGCCGCCCCCGAAGGCATCGCCGCCTTTCACGACCATCACCCCGATGTGCCCCTCTACACCGCTGCCATCGATCAGGGCTTGGATGAACAGGCCTACATTATCCCTGGCATGGGCGATGCGGGCGATCGCCTCTACGGGACAAAATAAGCTGGGGTGGGGAGTGCGATCGCCCCCCATCCACCCCCACCCAGGCGGCGAAATCCCCGTTTTCTATGACAATTTGCCCCTGCCATCATAAACTTGTCTTGGAGAGTCAACTACAGGCAGTCAAGAGGTTTTCCGTGAAACGAGTATTAGGAATCATATTGGGTGGCGGTGCAGGTACACGCCTCTACCCCTTAACAAAACTCAGAGCCAAACCCGCAGTGCCCCTCGCCGGAAAATATCGCTTAATCGATATTCCTGTGAGTAACTGCATCAACTCTGGCATTGATAAAATTTATGTTTTGACGCAATTTAATTCTGCGTCCCTCAACCGTCACCTCAGCCGAGGCTACAACTTTTCAAGCATTAGTGACGGTTTTGTTGAAGTCCTCGCTGCCCATCAAACCCCCGAACATCCGGACTGGTTCCAAGGAACCGCCGATGCGGTGCGTCAATACCTCTGGTTATTCCGCGAATGGGATGCCGACGAATACCTGATCCTCTCCGGTGACCACCTCTACCGGATGGACTACAGCGACTTCATTCAACGCCACCGCGAAACCGGCGCAGACATTACCCTTTCGGTGATTCCCATTGACGAGCGCCGCGCCTCTAGCTTCGGTTTGATGAAAATCAACGACAATGGCCGCGTTGTAGATTTCAGCGAAAAACCCACTGGCGAAGCCCTCAAAGCCATGCAGGTGGACACCACCACCTTGGGGTTAAATCCTGAAGATGCCCGCCAAAAACCCTATATTGCCTCCATGGGCATCTACGTCTTCAAAAAAGAAGTCCTCATCGACTTGCTCGAAAAATATCCCCAGCAAACTGATTTCGGTAAAGAAATCATTCCCGCTGCGGCGAGTGATTATAATTTGCAGGCCTATCTGTTCGATGACTATTGGGAAGATATCGGGACGATTGAGGCCTTCTTTGAAGCGAATCTGGCCCTGACGATGCAGCCCAAACCCGCCTTTAGTTTCTATGATGAAAAGGCTCCCATCTACACCAGGGCCCGCTATTTACCGCCGACAAAACTGCTCAATTGTGATGTGAAAGAATCGATCATTGGCGAAGGTTGCATCATTAAAGATTGCAGCATTAGTCACTCGGTTTTAGGAATTCGATCGCGCATTGAATCGGGCTGTAAAATTGAAGACTCCCTCTTAATGGGATCTGACTATTACGAACCCTTTACCGAACGTCAAAACCCCAATGAACCCACAAAAATTCCCATTGGGATTGGAGCGGGTTCAACCATTCGGCGGGCGATCGTTGATAAGAATGCCCGCATTGGTCAAAAAGTGCTGATCTTGAATAAAGACCGTGTGGAAGAATCCAACCGTGAAGATGAAGGTTTCTATATTCGGAGCGGTGTCGTGGTTGTATTGAAAAATGCGGTGATTCCCGATGGCACGGTAATCTAATTCCTTCAACCCCTCTCGATTAATCCCCTCGACATTGGGGCAAAACAGCAGCATAGTCACTGCTGTTTTTTTAATGGTGGGTTTAGGGAGGATTCACCCCTTGCTATACTCGGATAGAATGAGCAGTGACTGCTCGCCACTGAATGCGATCGCACCCTCCAAACAACCATGGCCCTACTCCCAAAATCCTTCCCCTCCGTCACATCCTCCACCGGCAAACGGATTAGCCTCTGGTTTGAACGGACGGTCGCGATTATTGCAGCCTTAAACTTTTTCCTCGTCCTGTTTGACCTCAGCTACATTCCCCTGCGGGATTTTTGGTTGCAAGGACGTGTGAAGTTTCTCAGTTTAAAAGTGGGTGACTTTGAATATAGCTTTCCCGAAGACCCGGTGACGGTGATGAGCTTACCCGTGACCCATTGGTATGACTGGGTTAAGGGCATTGAACCCTATCGAGATACCGACCGATATCTTGACGAATTTGAAATCTTAACAGAAAACCTAATTAGCTATAATCTCTACTCACCCCAGGTGCAACAATCCCTAAGCATTTTACGCACCCAAAGCGAAGATATTATCGACACAAATCCCTTCCAGGTTGCCAATAAAACCGGCACATTAGAGCGCATTAAAAACTTAATGCGTGACCATGTGGAAACAGACTCCGCCAAGGAAGCATTTCAAATATTCTGGAGTTTGGACTATTTAGAAGCAAATGATATTGGCGATCAATTAGATTTTTTTGAGCAAGAAATTCAGCCCTTGGTGGAAACTAATTACTTTCGGCCGGTGGGTGAAAATGGGGAGCCGGTGGATAATTTTGGTATTCTTGATTTTCCGTTTTCGGCTCTGTTTTTTGCAGAATTTATCGCCCGAACTTGGTTAATTAGTCGTCGTCGCAAGGGAGTGACCTGGTTTGATGCGATGCTGTGGCGTTGGTATGATGTGCTGCTGTTTATGCCCGTTCCCTATTGGATGAATTGGGCGCGATTATTGCGGATTATTCCGGTGACGACTCGTTTAAATCAGGCCAAACTGATCGATATGCACCAAATCAAAAAACAAGCCAGTCAAGGGTTTGTGGCGAGTATTGCTGAAGACCTCACGGAAGTGGTGGTGGTGGGCATTTTAAATCAGGTGCAAGGGTCGATTAAGCGGGGAGAATTTACGAATTTTCTATCTCAACAAAATGTCAATCCGTATATTGACCTCAACGATACCAATGAGGTGGCGGAAATTACCCGGTTGGTGGTGCAGTTGGTGGTGAATCAGGTGCTCCCGGCGATGCGGGACGATGTGGAGGCGTTGGTGGAATATAGCATTAATAAGGCGATCGCTGACACCCCAGGGGCCCAAGGGTTAGCCTCGGTGCCAGCGATCGCCGAAGCCCAAAAGAAAATGACCCAGCAAGTGGTACACAATCTATACGGCGTGCTCTACACCCAAATTCAACACCTAATCGAAGAAGACCCCGAATTTGATGCCTTACTCGATCGCATCGTGGCCACTTTCACCAAGTCCATGTCCAGCGAAATAACCGCCCAACAAAGTCTAGAGCGGATGGAATACCTGATGACCTCGTTGATTGAAGAGATCAAGGTGAACTATGTCCAACGTTTATCAGCAGAAGATATTGAGGCCTTAATGGATCAAACCCGTGCCTTGCGCCAAGTCACCCAAATCAATTGAACCCCGGCGAGATGGGGCTGTTCTCCGCAGTTGCAGCCGAAGAAACTCCACTTTGAGTTACGATCAAGCTTAATTCATTATCCTTCAACCCCAATCTAGCTATACCTTATGTCGTTTTTACGCTTCCTACAATTTGTCCTGGGCATCATTTGTGGCGTTGCGCTCTTAGGGATCAGTGGTGCTGCGGCGGGCTATTACTTTTTTAGTCGGATGTCGGTTAATCCGGAGCGTCCGATCTACAGCGAGGAGCGGGGCAGCACATCCACAGCGGAACCACAACCCACCGACGGCATTGTGCCTGAAACTGCGGCGGAAGCGCAATCCGATTCGGAGGCTGCTCCTGAACCGGCGCAACCTGTCGAAGCGGAAGTTCTTGAAGAGGGGGCCTATCGAGCACAAGTGACCTGGCCCGATGGGTTAACGCTGCGGGCGGAACCGTCCCTAGACGCAGAACAGATCGGGAGTTTGCTCTACGAAGATCCGATGATTGTGTTGGATACGACGGATGATGGTCTGTGGGAACGGGTGCGGATGCCGGGGAGCGATCGCCAAGGCTGGGTCAAGGCGGGCAACTCCGAACCGATCGAGGAAGACTAAGGGCCGTGAGTTCCAACGGCAGCAACGGGTGAGGGGACGCTCCTCAACAGGATAAACGACCCAGTGGTGCTACCTCCATAGCGAAATACACCACGGGGCACGGGGGATACATCGGCAAAGGTGGCCACGGTATCCGGATCTGAGGAGAGGGCGGCGGGGGGATTAGTGGAAGCCAGGGGAGCGGCTCGAAAAAACCACCACGCGGCTCCTCCGATGATGAGGGCGCAAATCCCCGCACTGAAGAGCAGGGCTTTTGTTTCGGTTGAGTGTTTCATGGGTGATTGCAACGTCTGAGGGATTCACAACAGCACGAACCCGATGATTTCCTCCCAAGGTTAGGGGCTGCGCCGCTCGGAATAGTAGGTGCTCTCACGTTCACCAAACCAGGCATAGCGATTGTCGCGCACTTGGTCATAGATGCGATCGCCCATGGGTTTCATCCCAGGGATATTCCGGTACATCTGCACAAATAGATCCCCCAAGGGCAAGAGGCGGGCGATTTCTTCAGCAGCCGCACTGCCCTGCCATTTGTGGTTCGGGTTTTGGGCATCCAGCAAAATCATCCCCAAAGCCCCACTTTGGCAGGCGATCCCCCACTGGGCGAGGGTCGCTTCGTCTTGCATGGGGGTGTAGTCAAAGAGATGACCGCGATCAAACTGTTCGAGGAGTTGCGTAAACGTGACGCAAAGATTGCAATTGCCGTCATAGATGACGTGGTATCGAGGATTAGCCATGAATTCATAAGGTGCGCTCCATCTCCGATCCTAGCGGGGATTGGCCGCAATCTGCTAAAGGGGCGATCGCGAGAGGCTCGCACATTGGATTTATCATTGACATTTCAGACGAAATCCGGATTGCATAGGCTGAGCAAGCGCACCCTGAGCTTGTCGAAAGGTAAACGGCGGGGCTATTCCCGACGAGAGGCTTCGCCAACGACAAGCTCAGTCCTCAATCTCGCCCTCTATGATCCGGATTTTTGACATCCTCCCCTCAGCGAACTTGACCCCGTATGCTAGGCTCAATCAACGAAGTTTAGATAATGTATGTGGCAGTATGTAACCCCTGGGATTCCGGATCAGCAGTTTGAACAACTGCCGGGAATTCCCCTCAGTAAGCGCGAGGTGCGCGTGTTGATCTTGTCAGCGTTGCGGATGGAGCCGGAATCGGTGCTGTGGGATATTGGGGCGGGGACGGGGACAATTCCGGTGGAGGTGGGGTTACTCGCACCCCAGAGCCAGATTGTCGCCATTGAACGGGATCAAGAGGTAGCGAATTTGATTCGGCGCAATTGCGATCGCTTCCAGGTCAAAAATGTGCAAGTGATCGAAGGCAGCGCCCCCGATTGCTTACCTGAAATTGAACCCCGCCCCACCCGCATTTGCCTCGAAGGAGGACGGCCCATCAAAGACATTCTCCATGCCGCTTGGGATGCCCTCGCCCCAGCGGGCCGAATTGTGGCCACAGTGAATAATCTGGAAAATCTCTACGCTATTTCCGAAGGATTGGCCACCCTGCAAGCCCGCCAAATTGAGGTGATTCAGTCAGCGGTGAATCGTCTCGAACAGCGGGGACTCCATCAAACCTTCGCGGCGGTGAATCCGATGTTTATTCTCAGTGGTGAGAAGTTCTGATGCCGTCTAAATACTGCTGCCACTTGGCCGCGAGGGGAATTTCAGTAAAGGGAATTAAAATTGGGGGGCGATCGCCCGTCATCACAAATTCCAGCATCGGCTTGCCCTTGCGGGGGAGTTCCCCCGTTACCCGTTGCCCATTCACTTGCAGATAAATCCCCACCACATCCCGCAGCGAAAACGATTGAGGATTCAGAATCCCGTTACGGGTTGGGTAACCCCAGGTGATGACCTCCGCCTTTTGACCCAAAACCGCATAAAGATCATACTTAGCCTGGTCAAACGCCTCAGCCCACTGTTGATAGGTATCAACCTTTTTCCACTCATTCCACCCCGCCCACGCTAGGCCGATAAAACCAACTAAAAGGGGCAACCATAATAATCCGCGTTCCATGGGCTGAATTCTCTACACTATTCAGGTACATCATTCACTCATCCTCGTTGTAACTCACCATGTCCTCCGTCACTCGCTCGCTCCAGAATGCCCTTAATGGTCAGGATCTCACCCCAGAGGAGGGGATACTGTTACTGTCCCAAACAGACCCGGCGATCCGTGAATCGATCCGCAGGGTGGCCGATCAACTGCGGCAACGACAAAGTGGCAACACAGTTACCTATGTGGTGAACCGCAACCTCAACTTTACCAATATCTGCGAGCAGCACTGTGGATTTTGTGCGTTTCGGCGGGATGTGGGCCAAGACGGGGCCTATTGGTTATCGTCGGAGGTGATGGGGGCGAAGGTGGCCGAAGCGGTGGCCCTGGGGGCGACGGAAATTTGTATGCAGGGGGGACTGAATCCGGAGGCGAAGATTCAGGGGTCGGCGTTGGCCTATTACGAAAATTTGGTGCGGTTAATTAAAGAGCCGTTTCCGGCGTTGCATCTCCATGCTTTTTCGCCCCAGGAGGTGGAGTTTATCGCGCGGCAAGATGGGCTGAGTTATGAAGCGGTGTTGCGGGTGTTGCAGGCGGCGGGGGTGGGGTCGCTGCCGGGGACGGCGGCGGAGGTGTTGAGCGATCGCATTCGTCAGATCATTTGTCCGGAAAAACTGGATACGGCCACTTGGCTCGAAATCGTCGGCACGGCCCACCGTCTCGGCATTCCCACCACGAGCACGATGCTCTGCGGCCATATTGAAACCCCCAGGGATGCGATCGCCCACCTCCACCACCTCCGCCAACTTCAAATCACCGCCCAAGCCTACCCCGCCCGGATCACCGAATTCATCGCCCTGCCCTTTGTCGGGGAACAGGCCCCCCCCGCCCTCCGCAAACGAGTGGGGCGCGATCAGCCCGATCTCACGGCTACCCTGCATTTCATGGCGGTGGCTCGGATTTACCTAGGGCGGTGGATTCCCAACCATCAACCCAGTTGGGTGAAGTTGGGCCTCGCCGGAGCGACGGAGGCGCTGCGCTGGGGTTGTAATGACATCGGCGGTACGTTGATGGAAGAACATATCACCACCATGGCCGGGGCGAAAGGGGGCACGGGTTTAACGGTGGAGGCATTGCGAGGGGCGATCGCCTCCATCGGCCGCCCGGCCCAAGAACGCACGACACTCTATCAACCGGGGCGCGATGCGATCGCCGCCCCCACCGCCGCCATCTTCCCGAACCCCGAAATTCCCGCTACAATGCGTTAGCAATGGTGATCAGTGTTCTTTAGATGACGGTCAACGGGTCGATCTTAAGCCTTGATTGTCCATCCCCCTTTTGCTCCTCCCCATTCTTAAACACGGTATTGGACTCCTGCTATTCTCCTGCTCCATCCTCCGCTGTCTCGGCTGCCGATGATCTCACCTGCCCCAGGGCGGCGATCGCCATTCGGCACGCCACCGCTGCTGACATCCCCCGCCTAGCTGAGGTACTCACCGACAGCTTTCACCCCCCGACCAGTGTGATGTTTTGGATGCAGCCCCTGATCCGCTTCGGCATTCAAGAAGATTTACGCGCTCGCTTCCGGGCAGATCTGCCCCAATATTGCTGTTTTGCGGCGGTGTCCCATCCCACGGAGCAAGTGATCGGTACGGTGGAAGTGTCCGTGCGCCCCCTCACCTGGCGACGCTATACCGTTGAATATCCCTACATTTCTAACCTGGCGGTGCATCCCCACTATCGACGGCGGGGGGTAGCGCGGCGCTTGCTGTTGGGCTGTGAACCGAAAGCGCGAGATTGGGGGTTTGAAGCCATTTATCTCCATGTGTTAAATCGCAACCAACCGGCACAGCAACTCTACCAAGGTTTGGGGTATCATATCGAGGACAGTGCCCCGAATTATGGGGGATGGGAGTGGTTTCAACCCCAGCGGTTGCTCCTGTACAAATCATTGCAATGTTCTGAGTAGATGGGGGTGCGTGGGGTATGTTACAGCTAGTCCTGAAGGGTTCTTTAGAGACCGATCGCGTTGGGTCTTTCTGTCCTTCTCTGGACATGGATCACTAAAATCCTGAACCGTTACCGGATTGGTGGGATTGACCATTTGTTTGACCCATGATGAATGCAACTCAGTCACCTCCGCCGTCTGATGCGATCGCTCAAGTTCTCACCGATTTGCGATCGCAAAAACTGCTCGTGGTGAATCAACGTCGCCGCAACGGTTTGATTATCTATAAGCAACATCACGCCGAATTTGCCGGGCCGGGGGCAGTGGTGGGCAGTGTGTTTGATACTGATGTGTTGAATGTGTTGCCGGTGGGCAATTGGTCTTTGTTGCCCCCGAAAGACCCCGAAGAACGCCAAAAAGCCTATTTAATGCGACGGCAATGGGTGAAACTGTTTAAACAGGTCACGGAAAACCCCATCCCCACCCAGCGCGTCCAAGCCATTCTCAATCAGTTTGAAAATTGGTTTGATGTGGAAACGGTGGCACAATTGCCCAATGAGGCGATCGCCGCCCTCGTGGGGGTTCTGCCCCAAACGGTGCATAAAGTTCGCAACCTCACGGAATGGTAAGTCTTCCCCCCATGAATAGCTATGAACTGCTGCGTCAAACCAATCGCATCCGGGTCAGTGACGGCGTGCTCCTGCCCGTGTTGCGGGACACGGAAACCGCTGCGCAAACCCTTGTGGTGATCTGGCCGCAACTGGGGGATTTTGACAGCCTTGAATACGCAACCTGGATTCAGCGCGATCGCGCCCATTTCCACCACGCCAACATTGCCGTGCGGGCCGTGGGCATTGGCGATCGCAACTCCGGCCAACGCTTCTGCGACTATACCGGCTTCCCCGCCGCCGAGCTTTTTGTCGATCCCGAAGCCCAACTCCACCGCGATCTCAACCTCTATCCCGGCTTAACTTTTAAAATTCCCGGCCTCTCCCCCGGCCAAAACGCCTGGCTGAATCTGCTGCTGATGTGCGCCGGGATTGGTAGTCCTGGCACGTTGCGGGAAGTGTGGCGCGGCTATTGGGGCGATCGCCACGGCCCCCAACTAATCCACGACGACGAACAGGTCAACGCGCCCCCCTTGCCCTCCTTTCGGGGGTCAGTCTTTAACCTAGCCGGGGGCAACGGCTTCCAGCGACCCTTTGAACTCGCCACCGTCCGCCTCCGCAACATGGTAGAGGTGCTCTCCCATTGGCGCACCTACGTCCCCGACTCCAGCTATCTCCCCCAGCGGGGCGCAACGTTTCTCTTTAACGCATCAGGAGAACTCGGCTACGAATATCGCGATCGCGGCATTTTGGGCTATGCCGCCGAAATGCGTCGCCCCCTCTCATTCTTGATCCCCACCCAAGGGCCAGCAGGGAATCGTTAGAATAATATCTCTCTGGCCAAACAACCCCAGCTAGACAGTCCCACTCAAAACGGTATCAACCCTTAATCGAACATCATGGTGGAAAAAATTCAAAAAACAGACCAAGAATGGCAAGCTCAACTCACCGCTGAACAGTTTAAAGTCACCCGCAAAAAAGGCACAGAACGAGCCTTCACGGGCCAATATCACAACAACAAAGCCAGCGGAACCTATAAATGCGTGTGCTGCGGCACACCCCTCTTTACCTCAGAGACTAAGTTTGACTCCGGAACGGGTTGGCCGAGCTTTTACGCGCCCATTACCGAAGATAATGTGGCCTATGAAAGCGATCGCACCCTGTTTATGGTCAGAACAGAAGTCCTCTGCGCCGCCTGCGATGCCCATCTCGGCCATGTGTTCAACGATGGCCCCCAACCCACCGGCAAACGTTACTGCATGAATTCCGCTGCCCTAGACTTTGAACCCCAAAGCTAGACCCGGTCAGCCCAACTCCCACGGAGATCCGTCCCACCCGCACCCCTGCCTTAAAACTCCCACTCCTCGCCGTCCGAGGCATCGGGAGTGTTTTTCGTGGGGTCACGGGGAGGGGGTGAACTTGGCTCCGGGTCTGGGGTGGCAGGTGGCGGCGTGATCACACGGTAGTTAGCATCATAAATGCCATCAGCGGGGCGATCGCGCTGGGTTGTGTCATTCCGTCGGGCTTCGGTGACGGGTTGCCGCGACTCACGGCGGGGCGTGGTGGGACGTTCCGGGGGGGACTCAATATCCCAATCATCCGCCTCACGTTCCCATTCCGGATCAAGGGGTGTTTCCCAATCCCCCTTGGCGGGGCGCGATCGCGAACGGCGCGGCG
Coding sequences within:
- the upp gene encoding uracil phosphoribosyltransferase, producing the protein MALVTVIEHPLVQHKLTLMRQVNTSTAKFRTLLKEVGMLLAYEVTRDLPLKLTEIQTPLTTMQAPMLAADKKLVLVPIMRAGQGLLDGMLELMPSARVGHIGLYRDPTTHGVVEYYVKLPHDIEQREVLVIDPMLATGNSAIAAVERLKESHPQQIKFICLLAAPEGIAAFHDHHPDVPLYTAAIDQGLDEQAYIIPGMGDAGDRLYGTK
- a CDS encoding peroxiredoxin-like family protein — encoded protein: MNSYELLRQTNRIRVSDGVLLPVLRDTETAAQTLVVIWPQLGDFDSLEYATWIQRDRAHFHHANIAVRAVGIGDRNSGQRFCDYTGFPAAELFVDPEAQLHRDLNLYPGLTFKIPGLSPGQNAWLNLLLMCAGIGSPGTLREVWRGYWGDRHGPQLIHDDEQVNAPPLPSFRGSVFNLAGGNGFQRPFELATVRLRNMVEVLSHWRTYVPDSSYLPQRGATFLFNASGELGYEYRDRGILGYAAEMRRPLSFLIPTQGPAGNR
- a CDS encoding glycosyltransferase, encoding MIIWIASYPCSGNSFFRILLHQFSGFSTYTNYDKKTSISQNLRSIVGYQPLPMSQEKMQNASELFFIKTHELPSDQSPAIYLVRDGRDALVSYAHYIFANYPEQICDRTFDQVLRDLVISSNHVSGWSGHVLTWTQRQAPTIILRFEYLIQHPHPQDIIHYALQRLNINQDIISQDAKIPEFKDSKKEYLSYFRNGQVGQWLTEMPMDIQAEFWKKHGYAMQKMGYSQHRSFLSMGVEFFEAENFVSQKNEYFILPTKAINKLKTELIEKEKTIQNMAFFLKLSPSYWLVIHFRPFLKRKLPKRLVTFIRRNKNPLSLELQFTPRSIRLPRSYYCVNKSISSDEMPWISVVTPSYNQVQYISKTIESILQQKYPNLDYVIQDGGSNDGTTEILARYAQQVSHIESSPDGGQAHAINLGFQKTKGEIMAWLNADDILLPGALHYVSEFFSNNPGVDVVYSHRILINEQGHEFSRWILPPHDHEILSWADYIPQETLFWRREIWNKVGGKVDQSYRFAMDWDLLLRFRAAGAKFVRLPRFLGAFRVHSQQKTQALYDVGEEEMNRLRWTQHGETVSIFNVNQKVNQYLRRANWYRFLYQMKLLRY
- a CDS encoding glucose-1-phosphate adenylyltransferase, whose product is MKRVLGIILGGGAGTRLYPLTKLRAKPAVPLAGKYRLIDIPVSNCINSGIDKIYVLTQFNSASLNRHLSRGYNFSSISDGFVEVLAAHQTPEHPDWFQGTADAVRQYLWLFREWDADEYLILSGDHLYRMDYSDFIQRHRETGADITLSVIPIDERRASSFGLMKINDNGRVVDFSEKPTGEALKAMQVDTTTLGLNPEDARQKPYIASMGIYVFKKEVLIDLLEKYPQQTDFGKEIIPAAASDYNLQAYLFDDYWEDIGTIEAFFEANLALTMQPKPAFSFYDEKAPIYTRARYLPPTKLLNCDVKESIIGEGCIIKDCSISHSVLGIRSRIESGCKIEDSLLMGSDYYEPFTERQNPNEPTKIPIGIGAGSTIRRAIVDKNARIGQKVLILNKDRVEESNREDEGFYIRSGVVVVLKNAVIPDGTVI
- the cofH gene encoding 7,8-didemethyl-8-hydroxy-5-deazariboflavin synthase subunit CofH, whose protein sequence is MSSVTRSLQNALNGQDLTPEEGILLLSQTDPAIRESIRRVADQLRQRQSGNTVTYVVNRNLNFTNICEQHCGFCAFRRDVGQDGAYWLSSEVMGAKVAEAVALGATEICMQGGLNPEAKIQGSALAYYENLVRLIKEPFPALHLHAFSPQEVEFIARQDGLSYEAVLRVLQAAGVGSLPGTAAEVLSDRIRQIICPEKLDTATWLEIVGTAHRLGIPTTSTMLCGHIETPRDAIAHLHHLRQLQITAQAYPARITEFIALPFVGEQAPPALRKRVGRDQPDLTATLHFMAVARIYLGRWIPNHQPSWVKLGLAGATEALRWGCNDIGGTLMEEHITTMAGAKGGTGLTVEALRGAIASIGRPAQERTTLYQPGRDAIAAPTAAIFPNPEIPATMR
- a CDS encoding SH3 domain-containing protein, with the protein product MSFLRFLQFVLGIICGVALLGISGAAAGYYFFSRMSVNPERPIYSEERGSTSTAEPQPTDGIVPETAAEAQSDSEAAPEPAQPVEAEVLEEGAYRAQVTWPDGLTLRAEPSLDAEQIGSLLYEDPMIVLDTTDDGLWERVRMPGSDRQGWVKAGNSEPIEED
- the cbiT gene encoding precorrin-6Y C5,15-methyltransferase subunit CbiT — its product is MWQYVTPGIPDQQFEQLPGIPLSKREVRVLILSALRMEPESVLWDIGAGTGTIPVEVGLLAPQSQIVAIERDQEVANLIRRNCDRFQVKNVQVIEGSAPDCLPEIEPRPTRICLEGGRPIKDILHAAWDALAPAGRIVATVNNLENLYAISEGLATLQARQIEVIQSAVNRLEQRGLHQTFAAVNPMFILSGEKF
- a CDS encoding GNAT family N-acetyltransferase — translated: MDSCYSPAPSSAVSAADDLTCPRAAIAIRHATAADIPRLAEVLTDSFHPPTSVMFWMQPLIRFGIQEDLRARFRADLPQYCCFAAVSHPTEQVIGTVEVSVRPLTWRRYTVEYPYISNLAVHPHYRRRGVARRLLLGCEPKARDWGFEAIYLHVLNRNQPAQQLYQGLGYHIEDSAPNYGGWEWFQPQRLLLYKSLQCSE
- a CDS encoding thiol-disulfide oxidoreductase DCC family protein, which produces MANPRYHVIYDGNCNLCVTFTQLLEQFDRGHLFDYTPMQDEATLAQWGIACQSGALGMILLDAQNPNHKWQGSAAAEEIARLLPLGDLFVQMYRNIPGMKPMGDRIYDQVRDNRYAWFGERESTYYSERRSP
- the msrB gene encoding peptide-methionine (R)-S-oxide reductase MsrB; translated protein: MVEKIQKTDQEWQAQLTAEQFKVTRKKGTERAFTGQYHNNKASGTYKCVCCGTPLFTSETKFDSGTGWPSFYAPITEDNVAYESDRTLFMVRTEVLCAACDAHLGHVFNDGPQPTGKRYCMNSAALDFEPQS